In a single window of the Chloroflexota bacterium genome:
- a CDS encoding 50S ribosomal protein L10, with protein sequence MAITKKRRSELVQEYGELLKKSEALIITSYSGLNMKGIDTLRGKVRDASGEFHIVKNTLAALALKEAGLPVPEDVLTGSSAIGFAFKDVPAVAKAIADFAKDSEFVKVKGAVMGSKTLSIKQVEALASLPPLPVVRAQLLGLLNTPATRLTGAIAGGVRQIVNVVKAYADKEQEVAPAQ encoded by the coding sequence TTGGCAATCACAAAGAAACGCAGGTCAGAGCTGGTGCAGGAGTACGGCGAACTGCTCAAGAAAAGCGAAGCCCTGATCATCACATCGTACAGCGGCCTCAACATGAAGGGCATTGACACGTTGCGCGGCAAGGTGCGCGACGCTTCGGGCGAGTTTCACATTGTGAAGAACACCCTGGCCGCCCTGGCCCTCAAAGAAGCCGGCCTGCCCGTCCCGGAAGATGTATTGACCGGAAGCAGCGCCATCGGCTTTGCCTTCAAAGATGTGCCGGCTGTGGCTAAAGCCATTGCCGATTTCGCCAAAGACTCGGAGTTTGTCAAAGTCAAAGGCGCAGTGATGGGCAGTAAAACCCTGAGTATCAAACAGGTGGAAGCGCTGGCGTCATTGCCGCCCTTGCCTGTGGTTCGGGCGCAACTGCTCGGCCTGCTCAACACACCCGCCACCCGCCTCACCGGTGCCATCGCCGGCGGCGTGCGGCAAATCGTCAACGTGGTCAAGGCTTACGCCGACAAAGAACAAGAAGTGGCGCCGGCCCAATAA
- the rplL gene encoding 50S ribosomal protein L7/L12 codes for MADLNKLVEDLSGLTVLEAAELTKMLEAKWGVSAAAPVAMAAMPGMMAGAAAAPVEEKTEFTVVLKDVGPKKIEVIKVIRQLTSLGLKEAKEMAETANAKVLEAVGKEAAEDGKKKLVEVGATVDIA; via the coding sequence ATGGCTGATTTAAACAAACTCGTCGAGGACCTGAGCGGTCTCACCGTCCTCGAAGCGGCAGAACTGACGAAGATGCTGGAAGCGAAGTGGGGCGTGTCTGCCGCCGCCCCGGTGGCTATGGCCGCCATGCCCGGCATGATGGCCGGCGCCGCCGCCGCCCCTGTTGAAGAGAAGACCGAGTTCACTGTCGTTCTCAAGGACGTTGGCCCCAAGAAGATCGAGGTCATCAAGGTCATCCGCCAGCTCACCAGCCTGGGCCTGAAGGAAGCCAAAGAGATGGCCGAGACTGCCAACGCCAAAGTGCTCGAAGCAGTGGGCAAGGAAGCCGCCGAAGACGGCAAGAAGAAGCTGGTCGAAGTCGGCGCGACGGTGGACATCGCCTAG
- the ilvD gene encoding dihydroxy-acid dehydratase codes for MRSDLIKSGFERAPHRALLKATGVTDADMSKPFIAIVNSYVDVVPGHVHLQSFGKVVKEAVRAAGGVPFEFNTIGVDDGIAMGHKGMKYSLPSRELIADCVETMIEAHRFDGMVCIPNCDKIVPGMLMAAMRVDIPAIFVSGGPMAAGRTPDGEAIDLISVFEGVGAFKAGKIDEKRLKVLEDFACPSCGSCSGMFTANSMNCLMEALGLALPYNGSALALTAEREALARKAATLILDLVAQNITPRQIVTAEALDDAFALDMAMGGSTNTVLHALAIAQEAGLEYPLARINAVADRVPHLCKVSPAGKWHMEDVHRAGGIPAILTEIASDGNTLHLDRVTVSGVTLRESISGAAVKDAEVIRPLDNPHSKTGGLAVLFGNLAPDGAVVKTGGVSDGMKRHSGPARIYESQEAAMRGILNHEVQAGDVVVIRYEGPAGGPGMQEMLSPTSAIMGMGLGDKVALITDGRFSGGTRGACIGHVSPEAAARGPIAALQNGDIVELDLYARALNVRLSDEEIQSRLAALPPFVPNIESKWLRRYAKMVQSADKGAVLRD; via the coding sequence ATGCGTTCCGATCTCATCAAATCCGGTTTCGAGCGCGCTCCGCACCGCGCCCTGCTCAAGGCCACCGGCGTCACCGACGCCGACATGAGCAAGCCCTTCATCGCCATCGTCAACTCCTACGTTGACGTTGTCCCCGGCCACGTCCATTTGCAGTCGTTCGGCAAAGTGGTGAAGGAGGCCGTCCGCGCCGCCGGCGGCGTCCCCTTTGAATTCAACACCATCGGCGTGGACGACGGCATTGCCATGGGCCACAAAGGTATGAAGTACAGTCTGCCCTCACGCGAGCTGATCGCTGACTGCGTGGAGACGATGATCGAGGCCCACCGCTTTGACGGGATGGTGTGCATCCCCAATTGCGACAAGATTGTGCCGGGCATGCTCATGGCCGCGATGCGCGTTGACATCCCGGCCATTTTTGTTTCCGGCGGGCCGATGGCCGCCGGCCGCACGCCCGACGGCGAAGCCATTGATCTCATCTCGGTGTTTGAGGGCGTAGGTGCATTCAAAGCCGGCAAGATTGACGAGAAGCGGCTGAAGGTGCTGGAGGACTTTGCCTGTCCTTCGTGCGGCTCGTGTTCGGGTATGTTCACCGCCAACTCGATGAACTGCCTGATGGAAGCCCTCGGCCTGGCCCTGCCCTACAACGGCTCGGCTCTGGCCCTCACCGCCGAACGTGAAGCCCTCGCCCGCAAAGCCGCCACCCTCATCCTCGACCTCGTTGCTCAAAACATCACTCCCCGCCAAATCGTCACCGCCGAAGCGCTGGACGATGCCTTTGCCCTCGACATGGCCATGGGCGGCTCGACCAACACCGTTCTGCACGCGCTGGCAATCGCGCAAGAGGCCGGGCTGGAGTATCCGCTCGCCCGCATCAACGCCGTTGCCGACCGCGTGCCGCACCTGTGCAAGGTCAGCCCGGCGGGCAAGTGGCACATGGAAGACGTGCATCGCGCGGGCGGCATCCCGGCCATCCTCACCGAGATCGCCTCGGACGGAAATACGTTACATCTGGATCGAGTCACGGTGAGCGGGGTAACGTTGCGCGAGTCCATTTCGGGCGCGGCGGTGAAAGATGCTGAGGTGATCCGGCCTCTGGATAATCCGCACTCCAAGACCGGCGGCCTGGCCGTTCTCTTCGGCAACCTTGCACCCGACGGGGCAGTCGTGAAAACAGGCGGCGTGAGCGATGGCATGAAGCGGCACAGCGGCCCGGCCCGGATTTACGAATCGCAAGAGGCGGCGATGCGCGGCATCTTGAATCACGAAGTGCAAGCCGGCGATGTGGTCGTCATTCGCTACGAAGGACCGGCCGGCGGCCCCGGCATGCAGGAAATGTTGTCGCCCACCAGCGCCATCATGGGTATGGGCCTGGGCGACAAGGTGGCCTTGATCACCGATGGCCGCTTCAGCGGCGGCACGCGCGGCGCTTGCATCGGCCATGTCAGCCCGGAAGCGGCGGCCCGCGGCCCGATTGCGGCTCTGCAAAACGGCGACATCGTCGAACTCGATCTTTATGCTCGGGCACTCAACGTCCGCCTCTCGGACGAAGAAATTCAATCGCGTTTGGCCGCCCTGCCGCCCTTCGTGCCTAACATCGAAAGCAAGTGGCTGAGGCGCTACGCCAAAATGGTGCAGAGCGCGGATAAGGGAGCGGTGTTGAGAGACTGA